From the genome of Primulina huaijiensis isolate GDHJ02 chromosome 11, ASM1229523v2, whole genome shotgun sequence:
CAAAACGATATGGTGGCAGCGACTTGGTTTCGCAAGTGGGTAATCGGTGCTGGGAGTCGAGATATAGAGCCAGATGATATTCGGGGAGGACGAATTGAGGCATCCGGACGCACAGTAGAAGCAACAACCTGGGGATACATTATGAAAGGTCGAAGCAATCACAACCGATTTTGTGAGACAGCGACTGTGAAGATTATGGGCGGTGACCAGGGGGTTAGGGCAGTGAGTGTCAATTGTGAATGTTAAAATAGTTTCCGTCAATATTGATTTTGTGGCAGATGAATGAGGAGGTGCAGCTGGTAATGCAGAAGAAGAAAGGTTGaattgaatttttgaatttgagtGTACAGAGTTTTTATCCAAGGTGAAGTTCCAATTTCTAAAGTGAATTCTTGAGCTTCATAGGCTTAAATTGGGCTTTATTTAATGGACCAGGAACAAAGATTGGGAGTATGATTAAATACTGGAAATTTGATCTAATGGGCCAGAGCTTGCGGGCCTTTTTTTggattaaaattatgaaaaccCAATAAATTTGGCTGAAGCCCAAGATGTAGTTAGCCTGACAAAGTAAAACCCATTAATTGTTGAGAATAATTTGAAGTAGGCAGATAGCATGAAGCAAGGAGATCGTGGGCCCACATCAGAAAAATTTATACACACtaatcatatcatattaaaaaCACCTAACATTTGGGGAAAATTATTTTTGGTCCTATATACTTGACACTTTGTAATTTTAGTCCttaatattatcaaattttaattttagtcatatatcttttgattttttttgcattttgtTTCATTTTCATCGACAGTGTCGTTGTGACAATACATACTTCAGTGTCTCATTAGCACCACATTGGAAAAcgattaaaattgtcaaaaaataaaaataacagattaaaactgaaatttgataatataaatgaCAAAAATCGCAATCAGACAAACATATATGATCAAGTATCCAACTTCATACTCTTCAAGAATTTACGtgtaaattattttaagaaaaagttTTGCGCCAATGAATTTCTGTTGCACCATTAGTTTTTTGATGAAGTAAtggttaaaatttttaataaattaaaaaaaatgaaaaaaggaaaaaaagaaaaacaattagTGTACAACAAATAAATCAAAGGTTGAACATTTGACGCACAAAATTCACAGAGTATGCATTTACTGATTTGATCACTCTGAAAGAGAATGAATCATACACCCCAATATCCATTTTAGTATATGCATATTGAATCACTGAGCAGATTAGTTCGCCACTTTAACACATTTCCTTTAGCAAGGCAAACTTTTAGAACTCGAACTAATCACTAAAGCTTTAAACTTTGAAGAAACCTCGTCCCCATTAGCCCTACCAATGATAACCTCCATATTTTTATGCAAGCTTTGCCTCACAATCTTCTTCATTGTTCTCTTCCCTTCATCTTCACCCCGCCTATTCACAGGCGGTGAACCAATCATCACGGTCCCCACCTGCGGCCCTGAATGCGGGCCCATTCTCATCTGCCTTTCGTTTTTGAACCATTGAAGTATCTTCAAAGCTCTCTTCTGCGCTATTGGACTCCCGAGCAATGCTACTTCGAGAAGAACTTGAACAATGCCACATCTAGCCATTTTCTGCCTTTGCGACGAGCTCGAATGAGCTAAAATCATCAGTATGTGAGCAGATAACTCTTGGCATTCCGGCTTCTCTTCCCATGTCATGATCTCTATTAACCCCTCCGGAACCATTGGATTATGCTCGAGTTCCTTTCTTCCAGCCAACGTTACAGCCAAGTTTCCTAAAATTGCCAAGGCTTTTTCTGATGAATATTTTACAAGCGACAGTCTTACAAGAATTTCGACGGCGCCAGAAGAGATGAATGCCGCAGCATTATCTAAGACCGAAGACAGATTGTATAGCGTGCTTAAACATGATTCTTTGGTCCTGAGATTACTTGAATCTGAGTCAAGAATTGAAACTACAATAGCAATTATTCTCGTTGAAGTGAGGGAAATTTGGCTGATAGTCAGGGTTGATATAGGCAAGAGAAGTTGCGCAAATTCTTGTTTCTGTGCTTCCTCCAAGAAACCAATATTCTCGGGTAATTTTGAGAAGAGTCCTGCCTCTACAATTAGAGCCTTGTTCCTGAAACAAGAGCAAAATTCTTGAGAAGATGCGAAGTTAACCATTTGAGATCATTAAAAGTATATTAACTTACGTGAAAGAGCCATTGGCCAGCTCAGTCAGTGCTCGAACGGCTAAACTCTGGCGCGCCACCACTCCAGAACCAACCATGGCAACCAGCGGCGGAATAACAC
Proteins encoded in this window:
- the LOC140988626 gene encoding U-box domain-containing protein 45-like, encoding MSVPQAPKWPNSSSKWAFTSTNRRFFTRMPRFLRLNLAKARHKLPKKPMETFMNTYSEAKIIEEDMARKLEGRDYCEPWLATLQKSVKSLHFGSWEEKEAAAEEIRKLAEKGLKRRKIMVGLGVIPPLVAMVGSGVVARQSLAVRALTELANGSFTNKALIVEAGLFSKLPENIGFLEEAQKQEFAQLLLPISTLTISQISLTSTRIIAIVVSILDSDSSNLRTKESCLSTLYNLSSVLDNAAAFISSGAVEILVRLSLVKYSSEKALAILGNLAVTLAGRKELEHNPMVPEGLIEIMTWEEKPECQELSAHILMILAHSSSSQRQKMARCGIVQVLLEVALLGSPIAQKRALKILQWFKNERQMRMGPHSGPQVGTVMIGSPPVNRRGEDEGKRTMKKIVRQSLHKNMEVIIGRANGDEVSSKFKALVISSSSKSLPC